Below is a window of Undibacterium sp. YM2 DNA.
AGTGATGCCAGGTACAGGTCAGTCGATAGCGGTTGCAGCATCAGGAATGCGGCAATCAAAAAGAACAGCGGCGCTGTCGAGAACTGGGCGATGGCCTGCGCTGGCTGGTTCATGGCTGCTTCTGGAGTCTGCACTTTATTTACCACATCACTGCCCACGCAAGAACATCTTGTCGAGATCATTCAAACCCAGTTGCACCCAGGTTGGGCGACCGTGGTTGCACTGGTCTGAGCGTTCGGTATGTTCCATCTGGCGTAGCAGGGCATTCATTTCAGACACGGTCAGGCTGCGGTTGGCGCGCACGGCGGTGTGGCAGGCCAGGGTGCCGAGCAATTCATTACGCCTGTCTATCAACACGCGCGAGCCACCAAATTCACGCACTTCACGCAAGACATCGCGTGCCAGTGACTGGGCATCGGCATTCTTCAAGAGGGCTGGCACTGCGCGCACGGCCAGGGTGGTCGGCGAGATGGCGGCCATATCAAAGCCCAGTGCCTTGAGCGTGTCCTGATGTTCTTCTACCGTGCCAACTTCTACGCCATCGGCAAAGAAGGTGACGGGGATCAGCAGGGGTTGCACCGGCATGCTGTTTTCATCCAGGGCGTTTTTTAATTGCTCGTAAAGTATGCGTTCATGGGCGGCATGCATGTCTACCAGTACCAGACCCTTGCTGTTTTGTGCCAGCACATACACGCCATGCAATTGGGCGAGGGCAAAGCCCAAGGGATAATCATCATCTGGCAGGCTGTTGGCGACCTGGCTGGCGGGTGCGTAGCTGGCACCGGCCTCATTGACGCCAGCACCGTTAGCACTGGGGCGGAAGAAAGCGCCATAGCTTTCCATGCTTTGGGTGACGCCGCCATTAGGCTGTGGACGGTAAGGATTTTGGTAGGCATTGCCGTAACCGCCACCACTGCCAGCACCTCCACCAGCATAGGGGGATGGGTTGGCAAACTGCGCGGCAAAAGTGGTTTGCTCGCCAGATATCCATGTATTTGCCCCAGCCTGCGGCGCTACGCCTGCCCCGGCGGCTGTCGGGCCGGGCACGGTACCAAAGGCTGTCGCCGATGTTTGCGCCAAGGCGCGGCTGACTGCATGAAATACAAATTGATGCACAGAGCGGCTATCGCGGAAGCGTACTTCTATCTTCGATGGGTGTACGTTCACATCGACCAGTGCCGGGTCCAGGTCCAGCCCCAGTACATAAGATGGATAACGGTCACCGTGCAATACGTCCTGATATGCAGCACGTACGGCATGTGTCAGCAGTTTGTCGCGTACGAAACGGCCATTGACGTAAAAGAACTGCGCATCAGCACGGGCTTTGGATGCAGTAGGCAGGCCTACAAAGCCGTGTATGCGTAAGGGGCCAGCACTTTCATCGAGTGACAGGCGGGCATTCGAGAATGCCTCCCCCAAAATCTGCGCACTGCGCTTGTCGATGGCGCTGACATTCCAGTGATCTACTGCCTTGCCATTGTGGCTTAAGGAGAACGAGACATCGGGTCTGGCCAGGGCGATGCGGCGCACGATCTCGGCGCAGTGGCCAAATTCTGTCTGCTCAGACTTTAAAAACTTGCGTCTGGCCGGAGTGTTGTAATACAGGTCTTGCACATCTACCGTCGTGCCTTGTGCGCCGGATGCGGGTGAGACCTTGCCGTTTTCGATCTGCCAGGCATGGGGGGCATCTGCGGTGCGGGTGGTCAGCGTCAGCAGTGATACCGAGGCGATGGAGGCTAAAGCCTCACCGCGAAAGCCCAGGGTGGCGACATGCTCAAGCTCATCCAGGCTGGCGATCTTGGAGGTGGCATGG
It encodes the following:
- the mutL gene encoding DNA mismatch repair endonuclease MutL; translated protein: MNSNPATHRPIQALPDNLISQIAAGEVVERPSAVVKEVLENALDAGASNVVIRLEEGGVKRIAITDNGRGIPPDQLTLAVARHATSKIASLDELEHVATLGFRGEALASIASVSLLTLTTRTADAPHAWQIENGKVSPASGAQGTTVDVQDLYYNTPARRKFLKSEQTEFGHCAEIVRRIALARPDVSFSLSHNGKAVDHWNVSAIDKRSAQILGEAFSNARLSLDESAGPLRIHGFVGLPTASKARADAQFFYVNGRFVRDKLLTHAVRAAYQDVLHGDRYPSYVLGLDLDPALVDVNVHPSKIEVRFRDSRSVHQFVFHAVSRALAQTSATAFGTVPGPTAAGAGVAPQAGANTWISGEQTTFAAQFANPSPYAGGGAGSGGGYGNAYQNPYRPQPNGGVTQSMESYGAFFRPSANGAGVNEAGASYAPASQVANSLPDDDYPLGFALAQLHGVYVLAQNSKGLVLVDMHAAHERILYEQLKNALDENSMPVQPLLIPVTFFADGVEVGTVEEHQDTLKALGFDMAAISPTTLAVRAVPALLKNADAQSLARDVLREVREFGGSRVLIDRRNELLGTLACHTAVRANRSLTVSEMNALLRQMEHTERSDQCNHGRPTWVQLGLNDLDKMFLRGQ